One stretch of Eupeodes corollae chromosome 2, idEupCoro1.1, whole genome shotgun sequence DNA includes these proteins:
- the LOC129944628 gene encoding protein SCAI isoform X2 translates to MVKMESTEEQDRKLVLEFCHLLEKSKQLFNGLRDLPQYGHRQWQAYFGRTFDVYTKLWKFQQQHRMVLDSKYGLKRWQIGEIASKIGQLYYHYYLRTSETNYLNEAYQFYAAIRGRAYYSRAIKEDRPDLMVKKLRYYARFIVVCLLLKKMKLVRELVTELEKQIQEYTTTYEPEDHLEWSLVLEEIKGFIKAEAAVAVLHADSNPIILSHRLSPLTTPPCERSPHMTLSLQEILIVGSACEQAKFSELTMDMFRMLQTLEREPTESSTHPLGGPHGMHGHDASPAASRIPPYGVPGSKGYLENGRHYRDNPHKYLLYKPSISQLLVFLASGFKELPPGGALLLYMSADGCFSTTKHPEDYGYELGGLATSVKRDGVDSGIACRGKSYKENHCLYPGDLYPFTRRPLFIIIDSDNSFVFQHIPRYFGQPLVILMSPQDVPPAFQTDVQHHGSLFTLFLHSPLTALCYVCNVGDVPIHHWERCQTYVDRFITEASRLVTRCRIDEIEQGIGYIDSSYVQFFGDDFLRTLMLRFVFCDVVLRLHRGFCGRHMRPRCEPPLPSNELLEHPSLSHIIFQLASALDVRGHFSEGPDGD, encoded by the exons ATGGTGAAAATGGAATCCACAGAGGAACAGGATAGGAAGTTAGTTTTGGAGTTTTGTCATTTGCTAGAGAAATCGAAGCAATTATTTAATGGACTTAG agaTCTACCCCAATATGGCCATCGACAATGGCAGGCATATTTTGGACGAACATTCGATGTTTATACAAAACTTTGGAAATTCCAACAACAACACCGAATGGTCCTTGATTCTAAGTATGGTTTGAAACGTTGGCAAATTGGTGAAATTGCTAGTAAAATCGGTCAACTTTACTATCACTATTA CCTTCGAACTAGCGAAACAAACTACCTGAACGAGGCATACCAGTTCTATGCAGCAATCCGGGGTCGGGCCTATTATTCGCGAGCAATTAAAGAAGACCGACCGGATTTGATGGTGAAAAAGTTACGCTACTATGCGCGTTTCATTGTCGTTTGTCTGctgttaaaaaagatgaagCTGGTGCGTGAGCTAGTCACCGAACTGGAGAAACAAATACAGGAGTACACTACAAC ttacgAACCCGAAGACCATCTTGAATGGTCTCTAGTACTAGAAGAGATTAAAGGCTTCATCAAAGCAGAAGCAGCAGTTGCTGTTCTTCATGCGGATTCTAATCCCATCATTTTATCGCACAG GTTGTCCCCGCTAACGACTCCGCCATGCGAACGTTCGCCGCACATGACTTTGAGCCTTCAGGAGATCTTAATTGTTGGCTCAGCGTGTGAGCAAGCTAAGTTCTCCGAGCTTACAATGGATATGTTTCG CATGCTACAAACGCTTGAACGTGAGCCAACGGAGTCGTCAACGCATCCATTGGGTGGACCCCATGGGATGCATGGGCACGATGCTAGTCCCGCAGCCAGCCGCATACCACCATACGGTGTTCCAGGCTCTAAGGGCTATTTAGAGAACGGTCGTCACTACCGAGACAATCCTCATAAGTATTTACTATACAAGCCTTCGATTAGTCAACTTCTGGTGTTCTTAGCTAGCGGATTTAAAGAATTACCTCCAGGAGGCGCTCTACTTTTATACATGTCAGCTGATGGCTGTTTCTCCACAACAAAACATCCCGAAGATT ATGGTTATGAATTAGGCGGTCTTGCAACGAGCGTCAAACGTGATGGCGTCGATAGTGGAATCGCTTGTCGAGGGAAGTCCTACAAGGAAAACCATTGTCTATATCCTGGCGATTTGTATCCGTTTACAAGACGGccactttttattataatcgaTTCGGATAATTCATTCGTCTTTCAACATATACCCCGGTACTTTGGACAGCCACTGGTCATACTCATGTCACCACAAGATGTACCACCAGCGTTTCAAA cTGATGTCCAACATCATGGATCCCTATTTACGTTGTTCCTGCATTCCCCATTGACCGCTCTATGTTACGTTTGTAATGTGGGCGATGTTCCCATTCATCATTGGGAGAGATGTCAGACTTATGTAGATCGTTTTATAACAGAGGCATCACGACTGGTCACTCGATGTCGTATAGATGAAATAGAACAAGGAATAGGCTATATAG ACTCTTCATATGTCCAATTTTTCGGGGACGATTTCCTGCGCACACTTATGTTGCGCTTCGTCTTTTGTGATGTTGTGTTGCGGCTGCATCGTGGTTTTTGCGGCCGCCACATGAGACCGCGTTGTGAACCACCATTACCATCTAATGAACTACTCGAACATCCATCGCTATCGCATATAATATTCCAATTGGCATCTGCGCTCGATGTGCGCGGTCATTTCTCAGAAGGTCCTGACGGTGATTGA
- the LOC129944628 gene encoding protein SCAI isoform X1: MVKMESTEEQDRKLVLEFCHLLEKSKQLFNGLRDLPQYGHRQWQAYFGRTFDVYTKLWKFQQQHRMVLDSKYGLKRWQIGEIASKIGQLYYHYYLRTSETNYLNEAYQFYAAIRGRAYYSRAIKEDRPDLMVKKLRYYARFIVVCLLLKKMKLVRELVTELEKQIQEYTTTYEPEDHLEWSLVLEEIKGFIKAEAAVAVLHADSNPIILSHSGSGSRLSPLTTPPCERSPHMTLSLQEILIVGSACEQAKFSELTMDMFRMLQTLEREPTESSTHPLGGPHGMHGHDASPAASRIPPYGVPGSKGYLENGRHYRDNPHKYLLYKPSISQLLVFLASGFKELPPGGALLLYMSADGCFSTTKHPEDYGYELGGLATSVKRDGVDSGIACRGKSYKENHCLYPGDLYPFTRRPLFIIIDSDNSFVFQHIPRYFGQPLVILMSPQDVPPAFQTDVQHHGSLFTLFLHSPLTALCYVCNVGDVPIHHWERCQTYVDRFITEASRLVTRCRIDEIEQGIGYIDSSYVQFFGDDFLRTLMLRFVFCDVVLRLHRGFCGRHMRPRCEPPLPSNELLEHPSLSHIIFQLASALDVRGHFSEGPDGD, encoded by the exons ATGGTGAAAATGGAATCCACAGAGGAACAGGATAGGAAGTTAGTTTTGGAGTTTTGTCATTTGCTAGAGAAATCGAAGCAATTATTTAATGGACTTAG agaTCTACCCCAATATGGCCATCGACAATGGCAGGCATATTTTGGACGAACATTCGATGTTTATACAAAACTTTGGAAATTCCAACAACAACACCGAATGGTCCTTGATTCTAAGTATGGTTTGAAACGTTGGCAAATTGGTGAAATTGCTAGTAAAATCGGTCAACTTTACTATCACTATTA CCTTCGAACTAGCGAAACAAACTACCTGAACGAGGCATACCAGTTCTATGCAGCAATCCGGGGTCGGGCCTATTATTCGCGAGCAATTAAAGAAGACCGACCGGATTTGATGGTGAAAAAGTTACGCTACTATGCGCGTTTCATTGTCGTTTGTCTGctgttaaaaaagatgaagCTGGTGCGTGAGCTAGTCACCGAACTGGAGAAACAAATACAGGAGTACACTACAAC ttacgAACCCGAAGACCATCTTGAATGGTCTCTAGTACTAGAAGAGATTAAAGGCTTCATCAAAGCAGAAGCAGCAGTTGCTGTTCTTCATGCGGATTCTAATCCCATCATTTTATCGCACAG TGGTTCCGGTTCTAGGTTGTCCCCGCTAACGACTCCGCCATGCGAACGTTCGCCGCACATGACTTTGAGCCTTCAGGAGATCTTAATTGTTGGCTCAGCGTGTGAGCAAGCTAAGTTCTCCGAGCTTACAATGGATATGTTTCG CATGCTACAAACGCTTGAACGTGAGCCAACGGAGTCGTCAACGCATCCATTGGGTGGACCCCATGGGATGCATGGGCACGATGCTAGTCCCGCAGCCAGCCGCATACCACCATACGGTGTTCCAGGCTCTAAGGGCTATTTAGAGAACGGTCGTCACTACCGAGACAATCCTCATAAGTATTTACTATACAAGCCTTCGATTAGTCAACTTCTGGTGTTCTTAGCTAGCGGATTTAAAGAATTACCTCCAGGAGGCGCTCTACTTTTATACATGTCAGCTGATGGCTGTTTCTCCACAACAAAACATCCCGAAGATT ATGGTTATGAATTAGGCGGTCTTGCAACGAGCGTCAAACGTGATGGCGTCGATAGTGGAATCGCTTGTCGAGGGAAGTCCTACAAGGAAAACCATTGTCTATATCCTGGCGATTTGTATCCGTTTACAAGACGGccactttttattataatcgaTTCGGATAATTCATTCGTCTTTCAACATATACCCCGGTACTTTGGACAGCCACTGGTCATACTCATGTCACCACAAGATGTACCACCAGCGTTTCAAA cTGATGTCCAACATCATGGATCCCTATTTACGTTGTTCCTGCATTCCCCATTGACCGCTCTATGTTACGTTTGTAATGTGGGCGATGTTCCCATTCATCATTGGGAGAGATGTCAGACTTATGTAGATCGTTTTATAACAGAGGCATCACGACTGGTCACTCGATGTCGTATAGATGAAATAGAACAAGGAATAGGCTATATAG ACTCTTCATATGTCCAATTTTTCGGGGACGATTTCCTGCGCACACTTATGTTGCGCTTCGTCTTTTGTGATGTTGTGTTGCGGCTGCATCGTGGTTTTTGCGGCCGCCACATGAGACCGCGTTGTGAACCACCATTACCATCTAATGAACTACTCGAACATCCATCGCTATCGCATATAATATTCCAATTGGCATCTGCGCTCGATGTGCGCGGTCATTTCTCAGAAGGTCCTGACGGTGATTGA